atggatctatttttagattcTCTTTCCATTGATCACTGTGTCTACCCCTCTGCCATTACTACATGGTCTTCATTAGCAAAAAGTCTTAAAAGTAAGTGGGATGATTCCTCCcaccttattttttccttttcaaaattattttaggtaTTCTAGTTCCTTTGTCtttcaatataaattttagaataatcttTTCATCGGTATGTACAACAAATTTTTCTGGGAATATGTGTTTCCATTAAACCTGGATTTTAATTTGGGAAGAatttgacatctttacttaagtAGACATTCTCAGTCCATGCACATAATATGTCTCTCActtaatttcttttactttttagtgTTCTGTGTTTTTAACATACATGTTATTTACATGTTTTACTAGATTTATACCTACATAAGTTTTTTTTGAGTGactgaaaatggaattacatttttaattgtgCTTTCCATATTCCATTGTTTATATGTACCGATACAATTGTATATTGACCTGGCAAAACTATTATATTCACACACTACCTCCAGGAGAATTTTTTTTGTAGACTCCTTGAGATTGTCTACATAGacaatcatgtcatttgcaaattgggacttttttccctctgtgtgtgtgtgtgtattcttgtTTTATTGCTCTAGCTAAATTTCTAGCACTATATTGAGTAAGAGTTGTGACAACAGAAACCTTTATTTTGTTCCTAATCATAGTAAGAAAGAGTTTGTCCTTCATAACTAAGTATCCTCATTGTTACAGgatttttgtagatatttttatgaaattgagGAAGTTAACTTCTACTCCTACTcttctgagttttctttttaaagatttatttatgtatttgaaagtcaagagttacacagagaggaggagaggcagagagagaaagagaggtcttccatctgttggttcactccccaattggccgcaatggctgtagctaagccaatccaaagccaggagccaggagcttcttctgggtctcccacctgagtacaggggcccagggccttggggccatcttctgttttcccaggccatagcagagagctggatataaagtggagcagctaggtcttgaacaggtgcccatataggataccggcactgcaggtggctgctttaccctctacgccacagcaccagccctctgagttatttttaattccaaatgAGTGTTTAATTTTGTCAATGCTTTTTCTTCATCAATTGATAAGATCATATGATTCTTCTTCAGCCTGTAATATAGTGGCTTATGCTGGTttactaatactgaaacagttttATATCTCTGGAATAAGCTTTAGTTAATAATTCCTTTTATGTTGATATTTTTTCATCTGTACTTTATATTTATATCCTTTTGTACTAGCTTGGGTCTGTTATCAGCATCATGCCAGCTTCATAAAATAGACTGAGAAGAGTCTTTGTCTCTTCTTTCTAGGTGAGACTGTGTAGAATTGGATGTTAGTTCTTCCTTAGACACTTGGCATCATTCtctagtgaaataatccaggccTAAAGACCCTTTTTCagagtttttaaattataagcTCAATTTCCCTAATAGTACCGAGATACATAAATGACCTATTTCATGTTGAATAGTTGTGGTAAGTTGTGTTTTTCTAGGAATTGGTCCATTTTCATCTAAATTGGTAAATGTACATATGTGGAATTATTCATAGTATTCTGTTACCGTTTTTTTGATGGCTGCAGGATCTGAAGTGATATCCCTGGTTTATTTCAAAACACTGATCATtagtcttctctctcttcttcatcaGTCTTGCATGAGGTCTGGCAACATGACTAATCTTTTCAACTAACCAGCTTCACTAATTTTGTATCTctcttttttactgtttttgattccattgatttctgctctttaatatttcttttcttcttgctttgggtttattttgtttttccttttggcaaggagagaatgattcTTGAGGTAAGAACTTAAAAGACTTCTCTTTTCTAATAAAAGTACTTAGTGTTAGaaattttaatatgttgtatttttaCTTTCCTTCAGTTCAatgcattctttcttttaaaaaaaagatttattttatttatttgaaagacagaattacagagagagaggtcttccatctgctggttcactccccagatggctgcaacagccggagctgcaccgctccgaagccaggagccaggagcttccccagggtctcccatgcgggtgcaggggccccaaggacttgggccatcttccactgctatcccatgccatagcagagagctggattggaagaggagcagccgggactagaaccggcgcctatatgggatgctagcgcttcaggccagggtattaacccgctgcgccatagcactggcccctcgatCCATTATTTCCAAGGTGatctactttaaatataaagactcAGGAAAATTGAAAGTAAGTGATAGTAAACATGTATTATGCAAGTCATAGCCAAAAGGAAATTGGTGTACCTAGAATAATATTTGAGAAAGCAGATTTTAACTCAAGATAGAATACTGGAGATAAGGTTGCCAAATATCTCTTGGATTGTCAAAGAGGAGTCGACTTTAGCAGGAGCTGTTTAATTAAATACACGTGGAAGTTATTTACTAACACCATTTTAACACAGGAAACTTtgccgtgtatgtgtgtgtgtgtgtgcattggtgGGTGCTGTTCGGCTGTTTGGTATTTTCCAAAAGTATCAAATCTCTTAGTCTGTTTTTGGAAATGATGTTTCCATGTGTCAGCAAGTAAACAATCTTAGATACCTGCTGATGGGCAACCTGGAGCCGTACTATTACAATTTTACAGTAACTCTCCCAGTCAGAATCCCAGATCTCAAGTTTGAAAAACACACAACTGATAAAACCAGGCACAGTTTGAAGTATAAACACAGTCCTCTGATCAATCATGAGGCACAAAGTATCAGGCTTGCAATACAGGTGTTTCAGTATGACTGAAGCTGAAGGTTAGATAATGGATTTTTGCAGATTGTTTCTCCAATGTTCAAAATGCCATAAATAGTGCCCTGTAGAGTTGCCCTTTAGATACAATTTCCTATGAAGCCTACTTACTGATTAGCACATATTGCAGCTActgcaagaaagaaaaatcagtgaaCCCACTACCCAAAACTTGGTTCAGTTATTGAGAGTGATggtgccacacacacacccaatagAGGGTATGAAAAGATTTATCATTTACATAATTGAGCTTTTCAGAATGAGCAGAAAGGAGCTGAGCTTAGAATTTTATTGTCGGAAATGGGTGAGGAAGGGTGTGTTCCTCCTTAAGGGTTAGGCTTATGTGGTTAGAATCTCCCCTTGGAGCCAAAGGTGGGGGTGCTCAGGCTTTCTTGTCCTGCCCATAAAGGAAAGTACAAGAGAAACAGGCAAGAGTGATGCTGAAATCCTTcagcaaatataaaaatatcagttATATTCTTCATTATAGTACTAGAAAAAGATAATTTACACCTTGCTAGGTAACATAATAGTTGACTCCTGTAACATGATTTATTTAATCAGGAAAGCTTGACCTTCTAAGACAAGCTTGAAAAAACATCCCTTCAAAGTTATCAAAACCACATGCCTAAGGAGACAAAAGGAGTATTTCTTTAGGACGTACACCTATCAGACCAGCAAAAGTTACACAGAATTATCATATCCTCTATGGTCCTGtatatgaaaaggaaaataagaaccACGTATGGTTACATCCTTTTGTAAAACAATTAAGTAATTTAAGTATGTACATGATTTAATTTAGCGattattttaggaattttttcAGAAGAAACAATTAGATAAGTACAAAATGTACAAtcatgcaacacacacacacacaaagaatgttCATTGAAATGTTAGTTGAAATAAGGAATAAAAGTTGGCAGCAAATCCTCTATTAAAACTTAGACTATCATATCCCTATATGATGGAATATAGTTAGTAAAAAGATTCAGAGAAATACTTAATAACATGGGAGAATCATTCACATTATGCATCAAGGATTACGAATCTCTTCAGCGTGCAGTGAAAACGACACTTATTTTATCATCAAATAATAACTGAAGATACGGTGCCGGCTAAATTTGCAAAGATTAGCTTTGCAAGCAGTTTTCACAACAGCCTGGTGTCACCTCCAATTGGATATGAACTTACTCCTCACCCATTTTCACAAATTCAAATTGTGTTGCCCTTCCGCCTTCCAGAGGAACGCAGCCATTTCGTTCAAACCTATACACTCTGAACTTAACCACGACAAAGTACCAGCGTTAAAAGTTAATCTCTACTTCGTTCAAGGCGGATGCGAGAGCTGCGCTGGATTTCATTTCCTGGGCTTACCCTCGCATGGGACATGACTGCTGATAGTTAGCAAACCAGAGTGAATACATTCCCAGAGTTTAACTGCGGGAAGCAGGTACGTCTCCCGTGTTCTAACACCGCACTTTGAGAACCAGTGGAAGTCCAAAGAAAATACTCTCTGCTCCTGCGACCGCGCCCGCCACGGACGGCTACGTACCTTGATTCTCGCCTGCTCTATGAATTCTAGAGGGGCTCTCCCAAACTCCAAGCTGGCTCCAAGCCAAGGGATCCAGCCCCTGACGCACGGGGGTCCGCGCACGTTCTTCCACTGGAGGAATGAGAAAAGGGTCACGGCAACTAGGAACAGAATCAGTGTTGGGAAGATGAACCCCATGCTGTTGTCCGGCATTTTCCAAAATCTGCCAAGTTTGGAAAAGTCCTGCGGCCCGGGCGCTTCCTCCTCGCCGGCGGGATGGGGCACCTGCTGGGCCTCCCAACTTCTCTGCGGCAACTTTTGCAAGTGGTTCTCCTTCGTAACTGTAGCTTCCTTTCCTCGTCCCAATTTTTAAGTGAGTTTTGCATCATcgctccctcccacctccacttctcttTCCAGTGCTGGCTACCGCGGGGGTGGGGGAATGCTCGCGCTGGGACCGCCTGGAGCAGATGGGCGGGAACACGGTCTCCTGTTGCCATGGAGACCCGGGGAGGCGTAGCGGAAGCCTCGTCCTCGACCAATCATAGTGGTCTCTGAGGCCGAccgactacatttcccagaagcCTCTCTGgttccgctttttttttttttttttttttttctcctgcgcTGTTGAGTACCGAGGGAAGCTGCTGGACCACTCCATCCTGGAGCTGCTAGGGAGGTTGCGGGTTCACCCAGCCGAGCGAGGGAAATGGTCCCCGCCCGGCCATTTGCCGGTTGAGAGGGGGCCGCCCTGGCAGGGTGGCAGGCCAGCCGCGGCGCGGTGCACTGGCGAGAAGGGGTGCATGGTCGTCCTGTCCGGCCGCTGAATGTCCGCCCCGGAGGATGAGGAGAAGCTCCTGCCGCTGGCCCAGAGATGGCCCCGAGCGAGCAAGTTCCTACTGTCCGGCTGCGCGGCGACCGTGGCCGAGCTAGGTACCCGGCCGCCCACGCCTGGGCCTCCGGGCCGGTGGCGGCCGCGGCGCCGCGCGGGGGGAGGGATGTGCGGGCGGCTTTCCCGGCTGAGCGGTGGCCCCTGTGCATCCACGCCTGCCTGGTGGATGTGACAGGGTGGGGGCGAGGCAGAGGGAGTGCAGGTGTCTGGGGGCTTTTCCTTCCAGTGTCGTCTAATACCTCGTTCAGGGCTGCGCTGCCTCCGTGTGTACTCTTAGAAGCGTCGTGAGCTCGCAGTGCTCTGTGGCGATCCTTGTTCCCCCTGTTGTGAAGATGGCCCTTTAAAGGACGCAGCCCATTCTCCATCCTCGCTGAGGGAGGCTCGCTGTGTGAGATTTATATCCACGGCCTCCCTGGATGTCGTTGTCTTGTGGGACTTCCATGGTTAACCCGCCAGTTACTGAGCGTCGACCCAGCATCCGCCCATGATTTGACCTCCTTGAGCTTGACTGGTCTGTGCTGTGTTGACCTCGGAGGATCGTGAAAAATCAGTAATATATAAATGTTAACTCCAAGGCAGGGCACCCGTTAACTGGGACATTATTATAATGACCACAGTACTAGGACCGTGGATAGAATCGTTGAAAAAACCCAGTTCTGACCTTCTCGCAGGCTGCTGGAGCAAGACAGTTAGGACGTGCTAGTTGTTCTAGTGAAGATATTATTAGGTATCCTAAGAGCGTAGAACTCTTGTGTCTGAGTCAGAGACTTTAAGAGGCCACTCCCCGTGGGATTCTGAGGCCCTTGGTGCACAGGTGCGGTTTCTTCCTAAGCTTTTGAATAGAGTGCCTGGGTGTTCCTGGAGAAGCAGTAACTATGTATTTTAAGATTACCTTTAGTaaacccccccccttttttttttaagaaacagctTTGATGTATTGCTCATTGGTTAAATACTAGTTGGCCCTGTTCTAAAGTGAGTTTATTCTGTATGTCCAGTACCCTGCACCTGGTATGTTTTGTTCTTTGTACTCTTCCATTCTTCCCATGTgacctgtggtttttttttgttgttgttgttttgttttgttttttaactttctcctctcagagtgacagagaatttTTGTTCTTCATGTTTTTACTGAAACGGAATTCATCAGTTTTTAAAGCAAATCTAAAAGCAGACTGCTGAATGATTCGATACATGTCCAGGTTTTATTTTTGACTGATGTCTCCCCCTGTAACACAATCGCTTTTGTATAGGAACGTTCCTCCTGTTAAAAATTCCCTGAGAAAATTGTGTGGGAAATAGCAAGGGGAATCCAAAGATGGGATGGCTTCACATATAAATCATTTCAGGATCAGAACCAGAAGCATTGTATGTGTAACCAGCAAGAAAACAGACCGTTTGGAAAAGCCAAGAATAAGCTTGGCTGGAGGCTCCTGTTTCTTAGACTGCAGGTCTAGTCTGTTGATTCTGTTCTCTAGACGAAAGCTACTTCGGTTTTTAGGAAAACAGTCAGCAAGATACTCACTTTTCCAAAGATGAGTGCTAAGATTTCAtattctcttcccctcctcccattCTTACGTTCTCTTGGAAAAGGCACCCTAGGGTTTTGTATTAGATGGTGGTAATTGAAACGTCTTACGTAATGTCAGTAGTGTGGATGAACTTGTCTGAAGGTTATTTCAGTTATTAAGGACATTATGGATATAAAGTTGTGATTTGATTTTCTATATGTGGGTCAGTTCACTTAACTCTGGTAAGGTAAAAGGTCTATCTCTAAttcaaaatagaaacagaaaatttctTTACAAATATAGCTGGTACTAGTAAGGAGGCCACAAGTAGGCCTTGCATAAAACTTTGCAGTACTGGAAAAACAACTCAGTAGGTaccttaatagaaaaaaatattgagcATGCCATCCTTGTGCTTAAAAGATGACATGATAAACTTCATTGCGTATTCTGTGCCTCCAAATGTTAGGTCAGTGATTCATCTGCCGGTAAACCACTCAGGAAATGAAAGTAGTCAGCTTTTCTAGTGTGTACTGTCATTTGTAACAGCAAAATCAGATGCCTAAGGAGACAAAAGGAGTACTTCTTTAGGACGTACTATTTATCATCTATCAGACTAGCAAAAGTTACACAGAATTATCCCTGTGGTCCACCCCTGTGGTCCAGtatatgaaaaggaaaataagaaccGTGTATGGTTACAATTTTCTAAAGTTGGGTCTTGGTCGGCACCTCGGTttacttggctagtcctccgcctgtggcactggcaccctgggttctagtcccagttggggcgccggattctgtcccggttgcccctcttccaggccagctctctgctgtggccagggagtgcagtggaggatggcccaagtgcttgggccctgcacccgcatgggagaccaggaggaagcacctggctcctggcttcggatggcacagcgcgccggctgtagctgccatttggggtggtgaaccaacggaaaaggaagacctttctctctctctctctctctctctcactgtctaactctgcctgtcaatcaatcaatcaatcaataaataaataaagttgtgtTTTAAACAATTATGGCTGCAGTCAAGGGAATAATACTACACAGAATGGATACTTTAAACCTACTGGAAAGCAAAAATTAAGAGCAAAAGTAGATTTTAGACTGACATTGCTGAGAAAACTAAAGgagtgtctatttttttttttttttttaaactggtgaTCCTGGGATACTGTGGTGCAGTTATTTTTCCTATTTGGGAATGTGTGAGAATCAGCTAATTCTAAACCCTCATCAACTAGTGAGTTAGAATCCATGGGCATGGGACAGGAAATTAGTAATATTTAAGTTTCTCCCAGGCTGATTCAGATATATTCTAAAATTTGAAACATTGATCTTAGAAAAATGTTAGTCccataatttcaaattttttgcttgtttttctaaatgttgtgggtttttcccttcatttgtttcttttttgttagcCACCTTTCCCCTTGACCTCACAAAAACTCGACTCCAAATGCAAGGAGAAGCTGCTCTTGCTCGGTTGGGAGACAGTGCCCGAGAATCTGCCCCCTATAGGGGCATGGTTCGCACAGCCCTAGGGATCATCCAAGAGGAAGGCTTTCTGAAGCTTTGGCAAGGAGTGACACCTGCCATTTACAGACACGTAGGTATTTATCTTGATTCTAGCTGGTAAGTTTGTTTTGAGTTCCCTGTGTGTCTCCTCTGCTTTACTTTTTAGCTTTGTCCAAAAGCcagctaaattttttttctactgaTATAGATGAATATTTAGTctgttaagaagaaaaaaaatattaaccacCAATTCCATTAAGAAGTTACTGCCCTAGCTTTTCTGAAATGCACGCAGAAGTATTTAGAGATGAACCATCATGATGTCTGTAAACTACTTTAGAATGGCTGAgccaaaaacaaaattgaaacacatAGAGCAAAAATGTTAGTAATTAATAAATTTCACTTATAGAGGAAGTTATACCATTGTGTGTCATTTTCTCTACTGTTATATAGTGTTAAGTTTTTTCCTAATACAaagggtttttttaaaagttttaaaaacaggaTTTAAATTATTCATGTgttttgaaaactaaaatatatattttatattttatatgaaataatatataaGTTTCATGAGTCTCATACATCTGAGTTGAGGCTACTTTGAAAGAGAACAGGAATTGCTGCTTAATCCAATTCTTGTAATACTACCAGTGAAAgcaaccatttgagccattagTCATCTTTAAAGGGAGATGGTAGTAACTGTGCTGATGAAAATACTTCTCTGCTGTCAAAGTGGCACATTTAAGAAGAATTGTTGCCCTTTCAGTTCGCAGACAAGAGAGCACAATCCTGTATAGgtgtgcatttttcttttctacattCATAGTGTCACCTTAAACATATAGGGAATCCCTGATGAGAAAAGTGTCCAGTTGTAATATTTGTGGGTTGAAAGGTTCACTTCTTCAGATGAGTAAGCCAGAGTATACTCATGAAGAACTCTGTAGAATTTTTCACAGAGACTGTCATAGttgtattttgtgtattttagattattttacaGTATTCATCAAACATCTTAGGATATCAAGAAAAGATTTCTAAAGGAATACAGTGTGCTGATTGTGATTATTTTATTTCCCATATAAAAGTCTTTGTGTCCTatgattttttgtttcacttcttTTCAGTTGTATTTTGTTTACCACTGTGTACTGCTTGACAGTTAAGATTCATTTCATGTTTGACACTTAACTGAAAAAACTCACAGTAATACTATAAATTTTCTAATATCCTTATTCAATGATAATAAATGCTGTGCCAAACTATGTACTAGGGCATTGGTGTAATAAAAATGCACACAACCTACTTAGAACTCATGGTCTGATGAGAAGAGAAGCAAGAAAAACAATATAATACTTAACTAATATGATAATTGCtatttgcttatatatatatgcaatagcATCCTAAAATATGGGGAAAGATCAGAGAGCATATCTGTaaaccatattcttttttttaaaagatttattttatttacttgaaagtcagaaatacagagagagaaggaaagcggggggtggggggggggcttccatccattggttcattccccagtggctacaacagccagggctgggccaggctgaagccagaagcttcctccaggtcccccatgtgggtacagtggctCAAGGACCCaggtgatcttccactgctttcccaggtgcaccagcagggagctggatcagaagtggagcagtcaggactcaaaccagcacctgtatgggatgccagcagtgcaggcagaggcttagccttctataccacagtgttggccccaaaacATATTCTTTTAATTGAATCTTGAAAGAGTAGGAGGAATTAGCAAAGCAGAGAAGAGGAACCCCTTGTAGAAAGGCCCATCAGCAAGTGAGAAGTCATCTGACTTCAAAAGGCCTACCCTATTTGGAGAAAAACCAAGAGGTACACATGTCAGGAGCGAAGGATACATGAGAGAAAGACACAGCTACAGAGTTTGAAAGGCCAGGCCAGagagtcattttattttatttaatatatactgatttctttttaatgatcTGTCTTATGCAGTGTACTCTGGAGGTCGAATGGTCACATATGAACACCTTCGAGAGGTTGTATTTGGTAAAAGTGAAGATAAGCATTATCCTCTTTGGTAAGTTTTCTTTTGAAAGTAATCTACTACTGCCAAGAAGGCTATAATGTATATAATTAGATTTATGTAAAAGTATAAATTTGtacaaaaattcttttaaagtatAGGCTTAAAATAAGTAATCAGTATAAATCCAAATAATTGAGCACATACTACACATTGTCCacagatacatgtatacattggaagtgcttcaaaaagtccacggaaaatggatttttttttttttaaggtttatttgtttatttggtcacctgacttctagtaagctaGGCTGGGTTTAGGATTGAAGCTTATTGTACAAGATAGCGATGGGGTCAGAGCCTAAGATGGCGTCTGGGGCTTAGATGATACCCTAGATAAGATGGCagcatttggggccagcgctgtggtgcagtgggttaatgccctggcctgcagcgctggcatcccatataggtgccggttctagtcccggctgctcctcttccaatccagctctctgctatggcctgggaaagcagtagaagatggcccaagtccttaggcccctacacccatgtgggagacccagaagaagctcctggctcctggcttcagatcggcacagctcaaaccattgcagccatctggggagtgaaccagcggatggaagacctcgcggtctctctctgcctctctgcctgtcctctctctgtgtaactctgactttcaaataaataaataaatcttaagaaaaaaagatggcaGCATTTTACTAacagtaattatttttatttttatttttgtgctttgtagatacaaattctaagaacatggtgatattcccttcctccctccctccaacctctcattcccaccctccttccttctccctttctttttgtttttagtttttgaggtaacattttaaatttacattatagtagaAATGTTTAATACTTCCCCAAATAAgatgtttaacaagtaaaaggcaaaaaaaacCCCAAGTTTAgtggaatatagacaatggctacaaACAGTAAtagactcaagaacttgagccatcacctgctgccttcccaggcacattagcaggaagctggatcagagaagagcagccagaacttgaaccaacactctatTATGGGATACTGCCATCACAAACAATGCTTAACCTATtgtaccacattgccagccccata
The sequence above is drawn from the Lepus europaeus isolate LE1 chromosome 3, mLepTim1.pri, whole genome shotgun sequence genome and encodes:
- the SLC25A27 gene encoding mitochondrial uncoupling protein 4 isoform X6; this encodes MSAPEDEEKLLPLAQRWPRASKFLLSGCAATVAELATFPLDLTKTRLQMQGEAALARLGDSARESAPYRGMVRTALGIIQEEGFLKLWQGVTPAIYRHVVYSGGRMVTYEHLREVVFGKSEDKHYPLWKSVIGGMMAGVIGQFLANPTDLVKVQMQMEGKRKLEGKPLRFRGVHHAFAKILAEGGIRGLWAGWVPNIQRAALVNMGDLTTYDTVKHYLVLNTPLEDNIMTHGLSRPLGHWCSGLLMKKSER